AGAAAAGGCTGTGCACTTGAACCCCAGACCTCAATCCAAAGATTCAAAACCATCAACCAAAGCAAAATTTGGTGCTTCCTGTGAATCATGTGGGAGATATCTACAAGACTTGCCTAATCGCTTTTGCTCTATTGCATGCAAGGTAATAAGGATTTTAATCCTTATTTAATCAACTCTATTCCATAACTTTTCATTGTTATTTACTTCAACAAATCCATTACTAGAAATTGatgatgaagatgaagatgaatatgaCGTATTTTTCAGGTGTCAGCCGCATCAGTGAATCCAAAAGACCAAAACCATAAAATGATCACCTTCTCAATTCAAGAATTCTCAGAGCTTTCATGGAAGGAAAATTACAATCAAGAAGAAAGGCATTCAAATGAAGAGAACGAATCATCCCTTTCATTGACCGGTATATATGAGGAGGAAACTCAAGGATGGCTGAATTCAGCATTGAAGCCAAGGAGACAATTGCACAAAAGGAAAGGAATCCCACGCAGGGCTCCTCTTTGTTAATTCCAAAAATCTTTTCTGTCTTTCTCCTGTCAATCATATTTTATCTATATACAATTTTGGCTCATGTGAAGAAGGTacgcatttaattaattaataagaccACAGCTATAATAATCCTTAAATTCTCTAAACCCAAGTCTTTAGTAGTCCCCATTTTGgcattcaaaagaaaaaaaaaattggattaattagttgaaatggaggagaaaAGAACATTTCTTGAGGCTTGTACAGAATGAGTCATGGGGCGTATAGAAATTGGAGTATTTTTGTATCTATTTGATGGGATCTCATCAGTTCTGTTCTTTTCTTTCTGGAAATTTGTTATCTCCTTGGTTGTTAAATTGGATATTCCTCTtcacaatacaatttctataCTGTTCTTCCCTTCaatgatttaaattaatttaatttattatttccaAATGTGCTGGCATTATGTGGTTGCTTTGCTTTTATTAAATCGGTTCGGCCGTCGCAGATTGTCGCAATCTATGTCGGAGCCGGTGGAGGTGGTGTCACACTAGGTTTTTTCTTTGATCCTTGTCAAATTGGGACCCTCTTTatggcaagaaagttaagttaatGGT
The Hevea brasiliensis isolate MT/VB/25A 57/8 chromosome 18, ASM3005281v1, whole genome shotgun sequence genome window above contains:
- the LOC110652870 gene encoding protein RGF1 INDUCIBLE TRANSCRIPTION FACTOR 1, translated to MVGCKLYIKKKADWLSTLLQSKFFSSCNDHQELRKNEKNVFCIDCNLEFCRHCVKAHCLHRQLQICKYVYHDVVRLQDIQKHLDCSKIQTYKINGEKAVHLNPRPQSKDSKPSTKAKFGASCESCGRYLQDLPNRFCSIACKVSAASVNPKDQNHKMITFSIQEFSELSWKENYNQEERHSNEENESSLSLTGIYEEETQGWLNSALKPRRQLHKRKGIPRRAPLC